Proteins from a single region of Chanodichthys erythropterus isolate Z2021 chromosome 13, ASM2448905v1, whole genome shotgun sequence:
- the kiss1rb gene encoding KISS1 receptor b, with protein sequence MVTHLYLMAESNSTGEVAELILCNNEAKIYDCNQSDPMRSQSPMPLTDAWLVPVFFTLIMLVGLVGNLLVIYVVVKNQQMKTVTNLYIVNLATTDILFLVCCVPFTATLYTLPSWIFGDFMCRLVNYLQQVTAQATCITLSAMSVDRFYVTVYPLQSLHHRTPQMALTVCTTIWICSLLLSVPIALYQHTESSFWFGLQTYCTEAFPSLIHKRAYILYSFLAVYLLPLITICMCYTFMIKRMGQATVEPVHGCNQLQRPAERIEALRTRVSRMVIVMVLLFIVCWGPIQILILLQAFCSEDVSHSYTLYKLKIWAHCMSYSNSSINPVIYAFMGANFRKAFRSVFPLIFKRNARTTEPLPTYNREMNFLSS encoded by the exons ATGGTGACACATCTATATCTAATGGCAGAAAGTAACAGTACCGGTGAGGTTGCAGAACTCATCTTGTGCAATAATGAAGCAAAGATTTATGACTGCAATCAATCCGATCCCATGAGATCTCAAAGCCCTATGCCGCTGACGGACGCCTGGCTGGTCCCAGTGTTTTTCACCCTAATCATGTTAGTAGGTTTGGTGGGTAACTTATTGGTCATCTATGTTGTCGTCAAAAACCAGCAGATGAAAACGGTTACAAACCTCTACATAG TCAATCTTGCCACCACAGACATACTTTTCCTGGTTTGTTGTGTTCCTTTCACTGCCACTTTATATACTCTTCCTAGCTGGATATTTGGGGACTTCATGTGTCGGCTGGTCAATTATCTGCAACAG GTAACTGCACAGGCAACCTGCATCACTCTGTCTGCAATGAGTGTCGATCGATTTTATGTGACCGTCTACCCACTCCAATCTCTCCATCATCGAACACCACAGATGGCTCTGACTGTATGCACCACTATTTGGATAT GTTCTCTGCTGCTTTCAGTGCCGATAGCATTGTATCAGCATACAGAGTCTTCGTTCTGGTTTGGTCTACAGACGTACTGCACTGAGGCCTTTCCCTCTCTCATTCATAAGAGGGCATACATTCTTTACTCCTTCTTGGCTGTTTACCTGCTGCCTCTGATCACCATCTGCATGTGTTATACATTCATGATAAAACGCATGGGTCAAGCCACGGTGGAGCCTGTTCATGGCTGTAACCAG CTGCAGAGACCAGCAGAACGGATTGAAGCGTTGCGAACACGAGTCTCCAGAATGGTGATTGTGATGGTGCTGCTGTTTATAGTCTGCTGGGGTCCAATTCAGATCCTGATTCTCTTACAAGCGTTCTGTTCTGAAGATGTCAGTCACAGTTATACACTCTACAAACTAAAGATCTGGGCTCATTGCATGTCCTATTCCAATTCCTCCATAAATCCCGTGATCTATGCCTTCATGGGAGCCAACTTTAGAAAGGCCTTCAGAAGTGTGTTTCCTCTGATCTTCAAAAGGAATGCAAGAACAACCGAGCCTCTGCCCACCTATAACAGGGAGATGAACTTTCTTTCATCCTGA